A window of Nocardioidaceae bacterium genomic DNA:
GCGTCGGCAACCCCGGCCAGACCCAGGGCGGGTACGGCGCACCGGCGGGCTACGAGCAGTACGCCCCGCAGCAGCCGCCCGGTTCCGGCCGCATGACCATCGACTCCGTCGTGCAGAAGTCGGCCGCGACCATCGGCACCGTCATCGTCGTCGCCGCGCTGACGTGGATGTTCGTCGGTGACCTCACGACCAACCCGGCGTCACCGGAGGCCGAGCGCGGCCTCGCCCTCGCCGTGACGCTGAGCGCGGTCGGTTCGATCGGCGCCTTCGTGCTGTCGCTGGTCAACTCGTTCAAGAAGAAGGTCAGCCCGGCGCTCGTGCTGGCGTTCTCGGTGCTCGAGGGCGTCTTCGTCGGTGCCTTCTCCAAGGTCATCGACGCGACTGTCGCCCAGGGCGTCGTGCTGCCGGCGGTGCTCGGCACCTTCGCGGCCGCCATCGGCACGCTCGCGGCGTACAAGCTCTTCAACATCCAGGTCGGCGACCGCTTCCGGTCGTGGGTCATCGGCGCGATGTTCGGCTTCGTGGGCCTGGCGGTGCTGAGCCTGGTGCTGAGCATCTTCGGTGTCGACACCGGACTCTTCGGCTTCGGTGCCCTCGGCCTCCTCATGAGCGTCGTCGGTCTGGCCCTCGGTGTCTTCATGCTGATCCTCGACTTCGACTTCGTCGAGCGCGGCATCGCCGCCGGGCTGCCCGAGGTCGAGAGCTGGCGGGCCGCGTTCGGCCTGACCGTCTCGCTGGTCTGGATCTACATCAACCTGCTCCGCATCCTGGCGATCCTCAACCAGGAGTGAGGCAGTTGCTCCTCTGAACGGAGCAGCGCCGAGCAGTCGAGAGGCCCCCGATCGATGGTCGGGGGCCTCTCGCACGTCCATCCGGTGCCTCGCCCTGCGCCCCCGCGCCCCCCGGCCCCCGAACACCCGCGTACGCGGGCAATCCCGTGCCTGCGCGGGCGTACAGACCCGCGCAAGCCCCCGGACACCCGCATACGCGGGCGTTCAGGAGCCCCCCGGCGTGGTGATTCGTGCGCCTCAGGCGACTCAGGTGGGGGCGGACTCGGCGGCCGCGGCGCCGACGTCGGAGCCGGGCACGTTCTCGCTGATGGCGTGCACGGTGCTCTCGTGCAGACCGTCCTCGGTGGTACGCGGCGCCTCCGTGGTGCCGCCGGTGTCGCGACGACGGCGACGCAGGCGTACGCGACCGCCGGCGAAGCGCGACCCGCGCCCCGACCCGTCGATCTCCGTGCCGGCCACCCGTGCGGCCTCCTCGACGGCCCGGTGCATCTCGACCTCGCCGTCGCGGTAGGGCGCGGTCAGGTCGTCGTCGTCCTCCAGGCCCAGCGCGCCGAGCGCGGAGGGGAGGAGCACCGAGACCATCGCGGAGTAGCCGTCCGCGGAGGGGTGGAACCGGTCGGGTCCGAAGAGCTGCGGGTTCGCGGTGAACTCGTCGACCAGCAGCGAGCCGAGGGAGACCGAGCGGCCGCCCTCCTCGGCGGTGACGCGGGCCTGGGTCTCGGCGAGCTGTCGCGAGCGCAGACCGGCCACGTCGCGCAGCGGTCGGGCGAAGGAGTTGAGCACCGACATGTCGGGGCACGTGCCGACGACGACCTCGGCGCCCACCTCCCGCAGGCTCCGGACAATGTGTCGCAGCCGGTGCGCGGAGGTGGAGGCGGAGGTCATGTGCGTGACGTCGTTGCCCCCGACGATGACGATGACCACGTGGGGTGCGAACGCCCGGGCGGCCTCGACCTGCGGCTCGAGGTGCTTGGTCTCGGCCCCGGTGACGGCGAAGACCTTGAGGTGCACCCGTCGCTCGAGTCGCTCGGCGATGCCGGTGGCGATGCCCGCGCCCGGCGTGGCGACGACATCGGTGACGCCGTAGCCCGCAGCGAGACTGTCACCGATCAGCGCGACGCGCAGCGAGGGACCGGGGAGGCCGCGGCCGTACCAGCCCGAGGCGTCGCGTACGGGGTCGTCGATCTTGCCGATGACCTTGCGAGCCAGCTGCGCCTCGGCGGCGAGCACGGCTGTCGCGGACGCCGTGGCAGCCAGCACGCCGGCGCCGCCCCTGACGGCGACCCCTGCCACTGCGTTGAACACACCCCGGTCCATACATGGAATCTACGTCTGACGAACCCTCGACAAACCACCTCGCGGCCTCCGCAACACGCCCGTGATGTTGCCCGAACGCACGCGCGTGTCCGGCATCACGTGGTATGCGCGGATGGCGCGCCTCAGCGGATCCGACGCGCCGGCGAGGGATCCGGCAGCGTGCCGGCCAGACCCGGGTGCAGCGCCACGGCGAGGCTCTCGATGCCGTCGACGAGACGGGGGCCCGGCCGGGCGTACGCCGCGTTGGCGTCGACCGCCCACACCTCCGCCTCGGTGGGCAGCCAACCCTGCGCCACGACCTGCTCGGCGAGCGAGGACGCCGCGTCGAGGTCGAAGCCGCAGGGGGCGCAGACGATGACGTCGGGCCCGGCGGCGAGCACCTGCTCGGGCAGGACGCGCACCGACTTCTCACCGGCCGTGCCGAGCACATTGCGTCCGCCCGCCGCCTCCACCATCTCCGGCACCCAGTGACCGGGGGCGTACGGCGGGTCGGTCCACTCCAGCACCGCCACCCGGCGACGACGCAGGCCGCGAGTGGCGAGGTCGACCCGGGCGAGCCGGTCCCGCAGGTCGGCGACGATCACGGCCCCGGTCTCGGCGGTGCCCGTCGCCTCACCCAGGCAAGCGACCGAGCCGATGACCTCCTCCAGCGTGTGGGGGTCGATCGTGAGCACCTGGGCGGTGCAGCCGAGGTGGGCCAGGGCCTCGTCGACCACGGAGGTGTCGACCGCGCACACCGCGCACAGGTCCTGGGTGACGACGAGGTCGGCGTCGAGGTCGGCCAGGGCGCCGGCGTCGAGGTGGTAGAGGTCCTCGCCCCGTGCCATCGCCGCGGAGACCCACGCGTCGATCTCGGTCGACCCCAGCCCCTCGGGCATCGCGGAGGTGGACACGATGCGCCGGGTCCGCGCCTCCGCGGGGTGGTCGCACTCGAAGGTCACTCCGACGACGTCCTCACCCGCGCCGAGGGCGAAGAGGATCTCGGTGGTCGAGGGCAGCAGGGACACGATGCGCACGCCCCGAGCCTGCCAGGTGCGCGGGAAGCACGGCGGACCGCTCGGCGTGGCACCATGCCGACCATGAGCGTGCACCCGGAGCGCAGCCACCCCGGCGCCGCGGATCTCGACGCGGCGCTGGCCTCCGTATGCTCCGCCCCGCGCGACGTCGGCACGGTCGACCTCCTGCTCCGTCGCCCCGACGTCGGTGCTCGTGAGCGGCTCGCTGTGGCGCGCTTCAGCACCGCCGAAGGCGTCGTCGGCGACACCTGGTCGCAGCGTCCGAGCAAGCGCACCGCCGATCGCTCGCCGCACCCCCTGATGCAGGTGAACGTCATGTGCTCGCGGGTCGCCGCCGCCGTGTCCGGCTCGGAGGACCCGGAGCAGTGGCTCCCGGCCGGTGACCAGGTCTACGTCGACCTCGACCTCTCGGTCGTCAACCTGCCCGTCGGGACGCGGCTCGAGCTCGGCACCGCCGTGCTCGAGGTGACCGACGAGCCCCACACGGGCTGTCTGAAGTTCAAGGACCGCTTCGGCAAGCCGGCGCTCTTCTGGGTCAGCGACGCCGACCTGCTGCCGTTGCGGCTGCGCGGCATCAACGCCCGGGTCGTGGGCGAGGGTGAGGTCGCCGAGGGTGACCAGGTGCGCGTACGCCGCCCCGGCGCGGCGGGGTGATCGACCCCGGCACCCTCGCGCTGCTGGCCCTCGCGGGGCTCCTCGCGGGCTTCATCGACGCGGTCGTGGGCGGGGGTGGTCTCGTGCAGCTGCCGGCCCTGCTGCTGGGCATGCCCGGCGCGACGCCGCTGCAGGTGCTGGCGACCAACAAGCTGGGCTCGATCTGCGGCACCTCGGTCAGTGCGGCGACGTATGCGAGGCGTCTGCGGCCCGACCCGCGTACGTTCGTGCCGCTCATGGTCTGTGCCTTCGCCGGGTCGCTCGCCGGGGCGGTGACGGCGCGGCTCATCACCGAGGACGTGTTCGCCCCCGTCGTGCTGGTCGCGCTGATCGCGGTCGGCGCGTGGACGGTGCTGCGCCCGGCGGCCGGCCAGGTCACCGAGATCCGGCTGGGGCAGCGCGGGCACCTCGTCGCAGCGATCGCGCTCGGTCTCGGCATCGGGTTCTACGACGGGGTGCTCGGCCCCGGGACGGGATCCTTCCTCGTCATCGGGCTCGTCGGGCTGGTCGGCTACTCGTTCCTCGAGGCGTCCGCGTCGGCGAAGCTCGCCAACTGGGCCACCAACCTGGCCGCGCTCGTGGTCTTCGTGCCCATGGGCGCAGTGGTGTGGAAGGTCGGGCTCGTCATCGGCGCCGCCAACGTGCTCGGGGGCTATCTCGGTGCACGCACCGCGATCGGACGCGGGCCCGGCTTCGTCCGCGGCTTCTTCCTCGTCGTGGTCGCGGTCTTCGTGGTGCGTATCGGGGGAGAGGTGCTGGGGCTGTGGGGCTGACATGGGGTTGACATGCGGCTGAGCGCGTACGCCGTGCCGGCCCGCAGCGCCGAGGCGGAGGTGACCGACCGGGGGTCCCGCTTCCTGGCATTTGTCGAGCGCGTGAAGGACGAGGACGCCGCCCGGGCGGTCGTCGCGGCGGCGCGCATACGGCACCACGACGCCCGGCACCACTGCTCGGCGTACGTCGTCGGACCGCCCGGCCCGCACCAGGTGCTGCGCGCGCACGACGACGGGGAGCCGTCCGGCACGGCGGGTGCGCCGATCCTGGAGGTGCTCACCGGGCGCGGTCTCGCCGATGTCGTCGTGGTGGTGACGAGGTGGTTCGGGGGGACGCTGCTGGGGGCCGGTGGCCTCGTGAGGGCGTACGCGGACTCCGCCCGCGCGGCT
This region includes:
- a CDS encoding SGNH/GDSL hydrolase family protein, with translation MDRGVFNAVAGVAVRGGAGVLAATASATAVLAAEAQLARKVIGKIDDPVRDASGWYGRGLPGPSLRVALIGDSLAAGYGVTDVVATPGAGIATGIAERLERRVHLKVFAVTGAETKHLEPQVEAARAFAPHVVIVIVGGNDVTHMTSASTSAHRLRHIVRSLREVGAEVVVGTCPDMSVLNSFARPLRDVAGLRSRQLAETQARVTAEEGGRSVSLGSLLVDEFTANPQLFGPDRFHPSADGYSAMVSVLLPSALGALGLEDDDDLTAPYRDGEVEMHRAVEEAARVAGTEIDGSGRGSRFAGGRVRLRRRRRDTGGTTEAPRTTEDGLHESTVHAISENVPGSDVGAAAAESAPT
- a CDS encoding cobalamin-binding protein, which codes for MRIVSLLPSTTEILFALGAGEDVVGVTFECDHPAEARTRRIVSTSAMPEGLGSTEIDAWVSAAMARGEDLYHLDAGALADLDADLVVTQDLCAVCAVDTSVVDEALAHLGCTAQVLTIDPHTLEEVIGSVACLGEATGTAETGAVIVADLRDRLARVDLATRGLRRRRVAVLEWTDPPYAPGHWVPEMVEAAGGRNVLGTAGEKSVRVLPEQVLAAGPDVIVCAPCGFDLDAASSLAEQVVAQGWLPTEAEVWAVDANAAYARPGPRLVDGIESLAVALHPGLAGTLPDPSPARRIR
- a CDS encoding TSUP family transporter, with the translated sequence MIDPGTLALLALAGLLAGFIDAVVGGGGLVQLPALLLGMPGATPLQVLATNKLGSICGTSVSAATYARRLRPDPRTFVPLMVCAFAGSLAGAVTARLITEDVFAPVVLVALIAVGAWTVLRPAAGQVTEIRLGQRGHLVAAIALGLGIGFYDGVLGPGTGSFLVIGLVGLVGYSFLEASASAKLANWATNLAALVVFVPMGAVVWKVGLVIGAANVLGGYLGARTAIGRGPGFVRGFFLVVVAVFVVRIGGEVLGLWG
- a CDS encoding Bax inhibitor-1/YccA family protein; its protein translation is MQSSNPVFSRSEGFNGRGGGTSYAQPSSWSVGNPGQTQGGYGAPAGYEQYAPQQPPGSGRMTIDSVVQKSAATIGTVIVVAALTWMFVGDLTTNPASPEAERGLALAVTLSAVGSIGAFVLSLVNSFKKKVSPALVLAFSVLEGVFVGAFSKVIDATVAQGVVLPAVLGTFAAAIGTLAAYKLFNIQVGDRFRSWVIGAMFGFVGLAVLSLVLSIFGVDTGLFGFGALGLLMSVVGLALGVFMLILDFDFVERGIAAGLPEVESWRAAFGLTVSLVWIYINLLRILAILNQE
- a CDS encoding IMPACT family protein, giving the protein MRLSAYAVPARSAEAEVTDRGSRFLAFVERVKDEDAARAVVAAARIRHHDARHHCSAYVVGPPGPHQVLRAHDDGEPSGTAGAPILEVLTGRGLADVVVVVTRWFGGTLLGAGGLVRAYADSARAAVEAAGTISRARREVLRVELPHAEAGRVENALRAAGVLVVDVAYAGAVTLDLAVDPGAVERTHALLAELGGGALVAEPVGERWMDS